Within Dermacentor albipictus isolate Rhodes 1998 colony chromosome 3, USDA_Dalb.pri_finalv2, whole genome shotgun sequence, the genomic segment tttttttacggaAGTGCTCTTGCTTCCTCTGCTTGGCTACTCGTATACATATGCACAGTTGCACGCAACGTTAATAAGGCATGTGTATCCTTTCTACATATGTGCACATAGCGAAAGCTATCAGCATGGCGATATCGTGACGCGCGAGTCGAGGATAAGTATACTCACGGATGACGATGTGCGCGGAGAGCGCGATCTTGTCCATGGACAGGGCCCAGATGCGCAggttgtgcaccatgtgcacTCCGGGCTGCTGGGCGAGCAGCGTGAGCACCTGGCGGAAGTCGATGCCGCTCGGCTTGCCCTCCATGAGCACGGTCAGGGCTTCGCGCAGGATCGCCATCGTCGACAACAGCACCAGCACCGAGAACAGGAACGTGCACAGCGGGTCCGCGATGCGGTAGTCGGGCTGCGCAAGCACATTCAGCGCTTAGCTGGCTGGTACGATATATCCAAGGTAAAAGGGGTAAGCGCATCCACGCCGGGCAACCCGTCGGAGAGAGGGGTTCTTTCGAATTGTCGGAAGCAAgtgaaaaaactggctgtggcttagctaaggttaagcccaggatacgaagcatactagcctttattttaacgcgacagcgttaagaagctcgtgtcgcagaaaagccggtgtcatcggcgtcggctcaggcgtgcgtcgcttgctcaggcgcccatttcgttgtcgcgccgaacgctgcgttgctcgacgctcaccgcgtccgatgcggggcgcgtagtcgctgcgccgtagcaaagccacctagaaacagtctctgtagcacgccgcaaccttcgcttctcattccaacgagcagctctgtctccaggaggcatctcacctcgtgagtgtctagcagaggcaagcgctgctgcttatataccaccgcgacgccgcgagcgacggcgcgagttggagccccgtttctcctctgtcgtgacgtcacggtgtcacgtggtcagccttgaaggcgacgccgcgagcgacggcgcgagttggagccccgtttctcctctgtcgtgacgtcacggtgtcacgtggtattgaaggcgacaccgccgcgcctgaggagctgggttgagctctagtaatatgcttcgcataaatttTTTCTCTAGAAGCTTGGTGGGTATCTCGTTGGTATAATACGACCAGATATGAACGACGAATCGGGCGATTTCGGCGTACCGCGCGGACCACTGTTAACGGGAACACACACGTGTCGATTGGCCCCGGCTTTGCAGCAGGTGACTTGTGGTTGGAGGCACCAGCACCTTTCTCCGCCCCTGTGCAGTGAGTGCACTGACATAATTTCGGCCAGTACTTGCAGCTAGAGCACAAACTAAGTGAGAACCGCGCAAGAATGGTCCCATTAACAGCGGCCAGGACTGTACGTGTGGTTTTCCGAGGCATAGCAACGAGGCATAGCACGAATGAAGGAGACAGAGGAAGAACGCACTACACCCAGCGCGTGTTCCGTTTGCGTCACTGTTCTGGGTCCTTTGGTTTTCCAGCGTTCGCTGCTACGAGTTTGTTCGGCGGATCGTAGTTTTCACGTTGCGTCATACTGCAAATAACAGAGTTACCGAACTGAGATCCAGATGCTCAACGAAATGAAATAGTGCGGCTTCCCCACGCAAACGAACACAGATAAAGAAAACAGCATTTCGTGTCTGTCGTTAGAAGCTGAAAACAACACATTTGTAGACTAATAGCAAAGTGCGACAGAAACCAATAGCTTGGCGGCCGATAAACCATACGGTCTCAATGTTTCCGTGTACTTTAGTTTTGAGAGCATTTCTTTGTTTCCATGCCTCATCAAGCGTCAATTTCCACGTCGTGTGGCATGCATTCATTAATCTGTCATACTCCATGCCTACACGTTGATACCATCCACGAATATGTAGTGTTTATGCGTAATTAATCGCGCAGCACGCAGGATCGAGTTAAAGTTAGGAAAAGTTGTCGCCTGCGTAGTACTAATTCCCGACAAATATTTTAAGTATCCAGCACAGCGAAATAATGAATACGCTGCTCCGAGTCGATCCCGGCGATTCATTATTAGGAACATAAATGCTGGCAAGCTTCGTCCACCCAACCATCTTGCGATAAGTTACAGAACGTGAAGGCAAAACCCTGCACGAGCTAATCTCCGAAACAGATGAGATAGAATACAATGCACAACGCGAGCAACATGCGTTCGCTTCGTTTCACCTCGCTTCGTTTACACTGTTTCAGTGAAAGAAGCGTCTTTCTCCTTGGCATTATGACATTGCCATTCACAAAATACTAAATGGGCGGACACATTCAGAGTTGGTACATTCCGCCTGCTCGTTTGGTATACTACTTAGGCGTAACATTTGACGATCTCTAAATTTACTTCAACTTATATATACGTCGACAAAGTACTATCTTGACCCAAACCAACCAAACAACCACACAGTCTCCTCCGTGAAACGAGggaagaaaaatggctgtggcttagctaaggttaagcccaggatgcgaagcatactagccttcattttagttgttgaaccactgtttagcctggtgaactgctgttgcttggctatatttggttcggctagacgaagaaacaactcatacaGGCGAGCGCAcaagctgagacccggctatgtagctacgcggccgcaagcgagcgcacgagttgagcctccgcttttgcagctgttatgacgtcatatggtagctacgcggccgcgcgcggcgcagcaaggaagagttagcgtggttgtgcggctagtatgcttcgcataaaatgtctGACGTTATAGAACAGAAATCAGAGCTGCGTGTGCTTGTGCACTTTCCTGTGGGCCGCTGGCGTCCTTCCGCTTGCCCATGGAGCACGCCTCATCACGGGCGCCCCCACGTGGTGCACTCACCCTGAAGAAGATGATGAGCGCGGCCACGAAGACGCCCAGACTCTGCAGGAAGTCGCCGATGACGTGGATGAGCGCCGCGCGGACGTTGATGTTGCCCGAGCCGCGGCCCGCGGTGCCGGGCGAGCTGGGACGCGAGCCGCCGTTCTCGATGACGGCCACGCCGTTGGCGCGGTGCTTCAGGtgggcgtcgtcgtcgacgtcgtcggtcGCGTGGTGCGTGCCGTGCGAGTGGCCGTGCGGCACGCCGCCCACTTGCAGCGCCACGCCCATGCTGCGTGGAGAAGGCGAACAATTAATTGGCCCGTGCAGTGGATGCACAACCACACGGAGCGTATTTACAACGTAATTTCGGCGTCCTATGGCGTCGGCGCGTACAGTTCTGGCCGTGCGACGGCCGCGCTGTTACCGACCCAAAAATGCGTGTTGCATACATTGTGCACGCGTTAATCGGTAGTCTAACGGCTAACGAATTTCGGCCTGCATAGACAACGCGGTCGCCGAAAAGCGTAGATAATGCGCGCGCTTATACATAAGGTGATGCCACCGTGTCGAAAGTGCGTCGCAAATACGTTCCATTGTGGTTTGACGTTTAATGAGGTCACTGGCGCGCTTGCAAAAGTTGTTATAAGTAAGCCGCCGTGCTATTCACAAAACCTCTGGGTCATGTTACGATGTATCACTATGACGTGAGAAGAAAAGAAACCTCGATGGGTTGAAGAGAACGACGTTTGGTTCGCGGGCTTTTAGTTATCTCGCTATAGAAAAGAGGTCAGAACACTTTTGACCACGCTGCAGATGCATACCGTTTACACCACAGAGCTCAAACAAGCGTGCCCCCTCTGGACTATTTTGTAACCAGCTACAGAATGCTATACTGCTATAACCCGTCCAATATGGTTTCCAGCAGGTGCTCAAGACGCCCAGTAGGGCTGTCTCGGAAAATGCTGTAGACTAAAATTTTACTCTCTAACCGGCGTTTACAGCAAAAGCACTCAATCTCGActccataatcatcatcatctggcCTCGCGATCGAGCGCGCAGGGATTGTGGGCTCAATGGCACGGCGCAGCCGACAACAAAGCCATGACAAGCGAACGCTGCGACGGCAAACACGCGAAAGGAACAGGTTGAGCGCGATCTCGGCCACTCGGCCATCTGTTCCACCATTTCCCACAGTGCACCCGGCAAAATATGGCTACCACCTAAGAGGACCGCAGATTATCTTCTAGGGACGCCCAcccctataaaaaaaaaattttaattggGTCTTAACGTCCCGACACTGCATAGTGGGGCAGCCGcgaccgggaatcgaaccctcaacttcgtgctcagcagcgttaCGTCATAACCACTTGTGTGTGTGCCCACACGGCGGGTACACACACCACAAGGTCAGCTGTTGTTATGGCGCAGCAACGCCAGCAGCTGCAGAGAATGCGCTGCGGCGGCGAAAACAAACTGCCGAGCGATGCAAGGTGCGAAGAATATAGAAATGTACCCCGCGTTCTTTCCGCCAAGCGTGCAACGAACCGTGGCTGGCAGGCGACGCAGCTTGTGCCGTTGCGCGTGCTCTCGactgtttgcatttcatttgcGCTCCGAGTCTGTCAGCTAGGCTGCATGTCTGTGTGCTTTCCTGTGGTCGCGTTAAAAAAACCACGCGGCCTTGGCGTTGACGAAATCATCAGTGGTAGCTGGCACACGTGGTTACGGGAGGGTAGCTGACTTCGGCATGTgatgtgggttttttttttttttttttagaaaagctAGTTCGCCTCACTCACctccagcgtaccggaatcttggaagaacgctaacataatcttaatccataagaaaggggacgccaaagacttgaaaaattatagaccgatcagcttactgtccgttgcctacaaagtatttactaaggtaatcgcaaatagaatcaggaacaccttagacttctgtcaaccgaaggaccaggtaggattccgtaaaagctactcaacaatagaccatattcacactatcaatcaagtgatagagaaatgtgcagaatataaccaacccttatatatagctttcattgattacgagaaagcgtttgattcagtcgaaacctcagcagtcatggaggcattacggaatcagggtgtacatgagccatatgtaaaaatactggaagatatctatggcggctccacagccaccgtagtcctccacaaagaaagcaacaaaatccctataaataaaggcgtcagacagggagatacgatttctccaatgctatcacagcatgtttagaggaggtattcagaggcctggagtgggaagaattggggataaaagttggagaataccttagcaacctgcgattcgctgatgatattgccttgcttagtaactcaggagaccaattgcaatgcattgtcactgacctggagagacaaagcagaagggtgggcctgaaaattaatctgcagaaaactaaagtattgtttaacagtctcggaagaaaacagcagtttacgataggtagcgaagcactggaagtggtaagggaatacatctacttagggcaggtagtgaccacggatccggatcacgagtgaaataaccagaagaataagaatgggctggggtgcgtttggcaggcattctcaaatcatgaaagTGTATataaaaaggaaagtgtatacAGCTGTGTGTTActagtactcacatatggggcagaaacctggaggcttacgaaaagggttctgctgaaattgaggacgacgcaacgagcaatggaaagaagaatgatgggtgtaacgttaagggataagacaagagcagattgggtgaggcaacaaacgcgggtaaacgaaatcttagctgaaatcaagaaaaagaaatgggcatgggccggacatgtaatgaggagggaagatgaccgatggtcactaagggttacggactggattccaagggaagggaagcgtagcagggggcggcagaaagttaggtgggcggatgacattaagacgtttgcagggacaacatggccacaattagtacctgaccggggtagttggagaagtatgggagaggcctttgccctgcagtgggcgtaactaggctgatgatgatgatgatgatgatgatgatgatgatgatgatgatgatgatgatgatgatgatgatgatgatgatgatgatgacagtcaTTCAAACGCCTTTTGAAGTAACGGACCACGAAGCTGTGCTTCGAATGTGATTCTACATAGGAAAACATAGCACAGCTGTGCATCGCAGGAGCGAAAATACAGATATTGCATTAAGCAAAAAAATCATTTTCTATAATTATCTTTGTTTTATTCACTTTGTAATAAGCATACTACATTCTGTAGGTTATCTTTGCGACAACTGTCAGTTTTCATCCTGATAGTAGCTCAAATTCTCAGTATATTATGCGTTACATGGCGTCTttactcttttctttttccctctgaGTGACAAGTCGTACAGTGACAACCTCTTCAACACACCCTACAGAATATCTCGAGCTCGTTGGTACATGTGTGTTACTGCGTACACTTTCAGCCTGTGGCCACGACATGCACAAGGGAATCGGGACACAAATAGTTCATGACACGGGCATATACACAGAGAAACTGGCTCGGAAATACAATTATATTTCATACAACGGAACAAAAAATAATGGCTGACGGCATGGGAAGCCATAACATGTTTTGATGTTCATCATTGAGCGCATTtagacgctgacgagagaaagaaTGTGCTGTCAAAGCACCATTCCCTTTCTCACCCTTGACATTCATTTCACATTCCTATCTGCATGTTATGTGCCCTGCCTTTATTAAGGTTTGGATTGCCGGCGATATGCCGTTGTCATATTCCGTACCTTGAGCGTCAAACTATAGGCATATGCTGCACACCGAAATAGTTGGAATTGCGGTTGCTAAACGCTTTTGCACGGGGACAGGCCTTGCGCCGACTCACATGATGTTGACGAGTATTCCGATGCCGGCAGTGATGAGCATAATGGTGGCGTTGATCTCGTACTCCTGCAGGACTATTCGCTGCACGGCCATGTAGACGAGAACGCCGGTCACCACCCAGATAAGGAGCACTGACGTCACCGCACCGATCACCTCTGCGCGGAGAGGAGGTGACAACAAGAGAAGGTTATCACGATCGCCCCGAGCtctgaaattatggggttttacgtgccaaaaccactttctgattatgaggcacgccgtagtggaggactccggaaatttcgaccacctggggttctttaacgtgcacctaaatccaagtacacgggtgttttcgcatttcgcccccatcgaaatgcggccgccgtggccgggattcgatcccgcgacctcgtgctcagaagcctaacaccatagtcactgagcaaccacgacgggtgccCCGAGCTCTCCTCTCCACAGACTTCAGAGCGCTACAAGCAGCTATTACAAAGGGGAAAACTGGACAAGCTCTCACTAGCAGCTAATACCTCGTCAGAAACGTGCACCATGTATGTATCGATTTAAAAGAAATGTAAGAACGCGAGGACGCTGCCACGTCCGTGGTTTATTTTTTGTCACAAAAGAGAAAGGACACGTCTCGTCGGGCAGAGAAAAAATAAATCAGGGGGGTCGCACCTGCGCGACTCAAGTTGTTAAAATTATTGGGTCGAGAAGAACACCTCAGAACTAGCTCAGCAAAGGTCTCCTTAATTGACGCAGAATGTCATACTCGTAGATGGCAGGCTACCAGGGCATCCGATAACGCGTTTACCTTCATGTCGTCCTAGTGGATTACAATATTcaagcacatttctttttttttcattatagcGTTGGTATTAGGAGTGTCGAAGGGTAAAAAAGTAtctgtgtgaagtgtgggaagccagtCACGTGGTAGAATAATCAtatttgagtgagtgagtgagtgagtgagtgagtgagtgagtgagtgagtgagtgagtgagtgagtgagtgagtgagtgagtgagtgagtgagtgagtgagtgagtgagtgagtgagtgagtgagtgagtgagtgagtgagtgagtgagtgagtgagtgagtgagtgagtgagtgagtgagtgagtgagtgagtgagtgagtgagtgagtgagtgagtgagtgagtgagtgagtgagtgagtgagtgagtgagtgagtgagtgagtgagtgagtgagtgagtgagtgagtgagtgagtgagtgagtgagtgagtgagtgagtgagtgagtgagtgagtgagtgagtgagtgagtgagtgagtgagtgagtgagtgagtgagtgagtgagtgagtgagtgagtgagtgagtgagtgagtgagtgagtgagtgagtgagtgagtgagtgagtgagtgagtgagtgagtgagtgagtgagtgagtgagtgagtgagtgagtgagtgagtgagtgagtgagtgagtgagtgagtgagtgagtgagtgagtgagtgagtgagtgagtgagtgagtgagtgagtgagtgagtgagtgagtgagtgagtgagtgagtgagtgagtgagtgagtgagtgagtgagtgagtgagtgagtgagtgatgcAAATGACGGTAGTCTGCTCAGGCCCACCGTCAGTTACACTTTGGGCCTCGAAGAGGAAGGAAGTGCGTCGAGCGAGCTCCTGA encodes:
- the LOC135901298 gene encoding proton-coupled zinc antiporter SLC30A2-like isoform X2 yields the protein MVADDEKVLLKHQPTATLGTAGAPRHYESIVNAGSSIIYCSARGGRDEPGAGQPSVHIPVNSGSQASQEEHCHSPDGVEVDHLARKKLIFASILCLVFMILEIVGGLLANSLAVATDAAHLLTDFASFMISLFSIWLAHRPPTKRMSFGWYRAEVIGAVTSVLLIWVVTGVLVYMAVQRIVLQEYEINATIMLITAGIGILVNIIMGVALQVGGVPHGHSHGTHHATDDVDDDAHLKHRANGVAVIENGGSRPSSPGTAGRGSGNINVRAALIHVIGDFLQSLGVFVAALIIFFRPDYRIADPLCTFLFSVLVLLSTMAILREALTVLMEGKPSGIDFRQVLTLLAQQPGVHMVHNLRIWALSMDKIALSAHIVIRPNEDAMQVLKSCSRMIRSNYDIFELTLQIEEYHEVMDDCAKCNDLRN
- the LOC135901298 gene encoding proton-coupled zinc antiporter SLC30A2-like isoform X3 — translated: MTAASQEEHCHSPDGVEVDHLARKKLIFASILCLVFMILEIVGGLLANSLAVATDAAHLLTDFASFMISLFSIWLAHRPPTKRMSFGWYRAEVIGAVTSVLLIWVVTGVLVYMAVQRIVLQEYEINATIMLITAGIGILVNIIMGVALQVGGVPHGHSHGTHHATDDVDDDAHLKHRANGVAVIENGGSRPSSPGTAGRGSGNINVRAALIHVIGDFLQSLGVFVAALIIFFRPDYRIADPLCTFLFSVLVLLSTMAILREALTVLMEGKPSGIDFRQVLTLLAQQPGVHMVHNLRIWALSMDKIALSAHIVIRPNEDAMQVLKSCSRMIRSNYDIFELTLQIEEYHEVMDDCAKCNDLRN